In the genome of Populus trichocarpa isolate Nisqually-1 chromosome 6, P.trichocarpa_v4.1, whole genome shotgun sequence, one region contains:
- the LOC18100230 gene encoding 40S ribosomal protein S23, whose protein sequence is MGKTRGMGAGRKLKSHRRRQRWADKSYKKSNLGNEWKKPFAGSSHAKGIVLEKIGIEAKQPNSAIRKCARVQLIKNGKKIAAFVPNDGCLNYIEENDEVLIAGFGRKGHAVGDIPGVRFKVVKVSGVSLLALFKEKKEKPRS, encoded by the exons ATGGG TAAGACACGAGGTATGGGAGCTGGTCGCAAGCTCAAGTCCCACCGTAGAAGGCAGAGGTGGGCTGACAAGTCGTACAAGAAGTCCAACCTTGGCAATGAGTGGAAGAAACCATTTGCAGGTTCATCTCATGCCAAAGGCATTGTTCTTGAGAAGAT AGGTATTGAGGCCAAGCAGCCTAACTCTGCTATCAGAAAGTGTGCTAGAGTTCAGCTAATCAAAAATGGAAAGAAGATTGCTGCTTTCGTTCCCAATGATGGTTGCTTAAACTATATTGAAGAAAAT GATGAGGTGTTAATTGCTGGATTTGGACGTAAAGGTCATGCCGTCGGAGATATTCCTGGTGTTAGATTCAAGGTTGTGAAGGTCTCTGGTGTCTCCCTTCTGGCACTTTTCaaagagaagaaggagaagccAAGGTCTTAA